cacaagcccacaACCGAGAGGAAGGTAGGGTCGTCCAACTGATCCAGATGGGGCAACCACCCCTCTGGAATCCAAGTCGTCTTCGTCCCCACGATAAGCGGCTTGGCCTTGAAGAGAGAAGAAATCTGTTTCCACAGGCTGGCAGAAACTGGGGGAAAGGAGCCACTTCTTCCGACAAAGTTAGGTTGAAGCGTCCACCGCCTCATCCGTTCATACATCTCCAGGTCAGTAGTCTTGATGACTACCCACTTCTTCCGCCAATGGTGCCATTTGGACGCCTTACCCATAACCGTCCTGTATACTCCCTTGTAACTAAGGGCGAGCCAGCCCTCGGCGGCTTGAGGGACTTTGGACAGCGATGCTATTCGCAGAAACACTGGGAAAGAAGGAGTGATGCCCTCAAACTCACACCTGGCGATGTATCCAAACACGCCGGCCCAAGAGTTGGGGGAAATCTGGTTCAACCCTATGTTGAAGTCGTCCAAAAACTCCACCACAAATGGGTGTGGAGGAAACCTCATGCCCAGCTTCAAGACGGCCATGTACACGGAAAACTCTCCTTTCACCAGACCAAATCTGGTACAGTCTATGCCCCCAGGCATGCAAAAATTATACTCGGGGGCCCAGGTTTGAAGACGCGCCATAGTCAGCTTGCTCAGTCAGATAATTCAGCCACGTCTGAAGAGGGAAGATCTCACAGGGGTGAAGGTGGCCTTCTTCACTTTTAGACGGGCCCGTTGTTGCACCCTCTGCACGTCCTGATACGGGGACGTCCTCCTCCATGGGAGAAGAAGATTCCCCCTCGAAGCACGGATCTTCACCTATTCGCACCATGATGTCCTCCTCcatgacacgtcatcaccacaaAAGATTCCACAACAattacgactttagcctgtcagctGCCTGCTTTAataaagcactcatactccgtTCTAAAGTAGGTATTCGTCTTGTACAGTCAAAACCATCATTTTCTTCTGTTTCTCTCCATCGATTTATTGTAGCTTATAAGATACTATGTTAATGTAGTACTTTTATTCACTTTAAATACAACAACATGGTTTGCACTTTCACTTCTTTGTGAAGAAGGTATACCAGCGGAAAAAAATACTTACTTAAAACTGTACATCATTTGTCTTTAAGAATATACAATGTGTTGAACTAGTCATCCTTTTCTAGCTTAAAAGTGCTGATCATAGAGTTTCAAGTTTGCTCAAAATCATTTGGTGTTATACAACCACTTAAACGCTTGTAGAATGCGTTTTTGATGTTTTTTATCAGACTTTAATAAACCAAATCTACTGTTTGCATTTTTACTCAAGTACCACAAGCATAACATGTGTCTTGAAGAaggaaaaatctgaaaaacaagaatgaatatatatagTTACTCTCTTAAAGATATAGTTACCCTTTCAATGATATAGTTATTCACATGATATATTAATGTTTATGTTCATAGTAACTATGtcaaagatatagttactttatatAACTTATAGTTACTTTATGTTTAATTGGACCACTAGATCTTTAAAAACATGAATACAATATAGTGgatgttttaaatttataatcacTCTGTATGATAACATAGTTACTCTTTTTATATTATAGTTACTCTTAACCTATTGAACATAATATTGATTATCATATTATAATACTTGAAAGATATAGTATCTTCATAAAACTTATAGTTACTATTAGTATATATAATTCACAATATAGatactatattatttattattttgattgtTGAATACTATAATTAATAAAAAGTTCATAAAAATACCTATTCTATTCCAGCAGCGATAGCTGCATCTTGATCGGTGAATAGCGAAACTGGATATTTTCCTCCCATAGCTTTTAGAAAAGTTTCGGAGACCCAAACAAAAGATTCAGTAGTTTCATCCCCAATGAAAGCACAAGCAAACATTGTGTTTTTCCAATGGTTATTAATATCAACAAATAGACCACATATGAGATTGTATTTGTTCGTTCTGAATGTAGTATCAAACACAAGTACAACCACATATATTTCGTAATCTTCTAGCATCATGGAATCCCTCCAAAATAGACATTCAATTTTTCCTTCATCATTAAGTCTTACTCTGAAAAAGAATTCAGGATATGTTAATTGTAAGTCATACAGTTTGTTCACTAATGTTTGTGAATCCTTCCCGTCAATTTGTTTCATTTTTAACTCATAACAGTAGTTTAGATGATCAATCATCGAATGAACTACACCGTcttcttgaaggaaatatgtccttcacctaaggtgcattcagtctaataccaaggttcagattaattccgaacaattaattcagtgagatcaagtgatcgaaatagctagctggagcaatgcttccgatcagtgagttctaatgaatattaagctcacaacttactcttgactgaacctacaagttcacaccaatggcatgtaacagatcaccgaattaaatgaatcggaaattcatttaatagc
This genomic stretch from Spinacia oleracea cultivar Varoflay chromosome 3, BTI_SOV_V1, whole genome shotgun sequence harbors:
- the LOC110780159 gene encoding protein FAR1-RELATED SEQUENCE 5-like, translating into MKQIDGKDSQTLVNKLYDLQLTYPEFFFRVRLNDEGKIECLFWRDSMMLEDYEIYVVVLVFDTTFRTNKYNLICGLFVDINNHWKNTMFACAFIGDETTESFVWVSETFLKAMGGKYPVSLFTDQDAAIAAGIE